In Anopheles gambiae chromosome 2, idAnoGambNW_F1_1, whole genome shotgun sequence, a single window of DNA contains:
- the LOC1281959 gene encoding ubiquitin carboxyl-terminal hydrolase 32 isoform X4, protein MGAKDSKPSCISYEEAVKRVTDSELRRIKDAFKRSAGTAGSVLSKCAFTQDVLGDGVPSVVADWLYTACGGTAKGIAFKELLCGLVLLTKGTQDEKIKFLWTLYCNESGTHILKQEFQKAMQIETTYQSNATNSPNNSTTNCSNNNNNNQTVANRNNHQQQLQWSRYQVSLFGQNDRVSFEQFKSWIQMHRGATALSKWLLQDACVNLSSELETPTFYQSLAGVTHLEEQDIGDLEKVFWLLKGAAVTGQLDLESLGPLVSPPVPRAALGGVFLAFDENHDGHIDFKELCCGVSAACRGPSVERSKFCFKVFDIDRDGVLSFVEIRQMVDILLSVARESNAAIYRNLTHERVLAELYRRATRADEGKANGNETDIISASNVPEFKFTQEDFLIWSIESSSNLVQPFLDLLFEVCHIVLGLRPQCRHLEGDIVRGWLSREVRRGYKVGQFWYLISSDWWQHWSQYTHLSSPSSSCVHCKTTGTSYANNRAIAGAGGVPSLMPNGGTSNGGAVDEAMICDESFTSNSTESMGDLLGTGDSSSLGSGSSGISYGRHAGSAPGTIDNSCLIAPNIYKQIPTLTGEGGRLKRDLTLVQHRDFELVPDSLWKALAQWYGGPLPLPRQVIQPHSNAGDVELELYPLNLRILRHQSQPPPHQQQHGQMGGNSAWASMSGGYGALTTGSYPTTVSSVPTVLHPPKKYLAYTAAFSRLATVKQVAEFLCQRLKLKPEDIRLWHLVPTPTGISEFPYLLEEDHLTLHELSIGDNDQVLLEIRNKDLTWPEELGSLALSQGSGSTSMDRRGTVASIQSQHPPGATGLHNLGNTCFMNAALQVLFNTQPLTQYFIQKKHLYELNTSNKMGTKGQLVLRYAELLRDVWTASTRSIAPLKLRFCVTKHAPQFSGGGQHDSQELLDWLLDSLHEDLNRVMEKPYTELKDSDGRSDVIVATEAWSQHHARNQSIIVDLFYGQLKSKVTCQGCGRDSVRFDPFSLLSLPLPVENYTYCEVLVMLLDGSVPVKYGLRLNSEMKYWDLKKHLSELCGLEPDQMLICELSNSQIRLVLPNEHRIKPSTACELYAYELPKVDSVLRSRAGSELGINIEKGLKDIQRNQDPHQLTTSSINTTISSTSSSASSSSSTATADDTAAITGRKPGGSSTGRTGDDGGATLLTNGILYNGGEGGGGGAGGGGGGGAGGGSGTTMANRRTSATSKHIPEISTSPDSTFIYGAGQYSELTGYGTNGYGNANSAIGNHQHASATQQPSKDPNRSKTISTTNLLNNADNGWSNGSGAGGYDSPNAHHLHHPYDCNDCDNVYMGEDMPPYGDQQQHGDAISLSAISKRPHPLGGGTAGGLAGQRKTNYLIAVHRKLSRQDTYFLSHHKSKPGLFGVPLLIPCYDGVTNKELYCSVWLQVARLLSPLPPTPPDQSNHATDCDDSLGYDFPFTLRAVGSGGRMCALCPWSRFCRGCEIPCNDEPLLQGLICSAPGSASNSSTPNLSSREQTPTLRRKFYAANSSGSSSLDGTTNQHQQQQQPASMGSLPGTSSSPISSLQSSINARSIQIAIDWDPTALHLRYQSTRERLWTVHESVAVCRKQQTEPVDLDHCLRAFTSEEKLEQWYHCSHCKQKKPATKKLQIWKLPPILIVHLKRFNYVNGKWVKSQKVVNFPYEDFDPTPYLASVPQETILRHRDLLEGVASGPRGDGRNRDCHEEFVEFDREMSMIDEASDEISLSSLRINGVKGSSDGGDSDDCGNNNNRQSDQLADEEQRSSIIIPAIAGSNHVASARHLHESDLMAGGGSSSYAGGSDSPAASTSTVRIKSASSVRSSDSTRRQRLVSTSLTKTPVIDGEFTDFHKHHLKPECDPFELKYQLYAAVCHSGMLNGGHYISYAANPNGSWYCYNDSSCREIPTRPKIDPSTAYLLFYERRDLDYGPYLPKVDGRQLPSEGLLDIDDSDNDLKKMCSLM, encoded by the exons ATTTCTCTGGACACTGTACTGCAACGAGTCGGGCACGCATATACTGAAACAGGAATTCCAAAAAGCCATGCAAATAGAAACGACCTACCAAAGCAATGCCACCAACAGCCccaacaacagcaccaccaactgtagcaataataacaataacaatcaaaCGGTCGCGAACAGAAAcaatcaccagcagcagctgcaatgGAGCCGATATCAGGTGTCACTGTTCGGCCAGAACGATCGCGTCTCGTTCGAGCAGTTCAAATCGTGGATACAGATGCACCGCGGCGCAACGGCCCTGTCCAAATGGTTGCTGCAGGATGCGTGCGTCAATCTCAGCTCGGAGCTGGAAACGCCCACCTTTTACCAGAGCTTGGCCGGCGTGACGCACCTGGAGGAGCAGGACATTGGCGACCTGGAGAAGGTGTTTTGGCTGCTGAAGGGAGCCGCTGTCACTGGGCAGCTGGATCTGGAATCGCTGGGCCCGCTGGTCAGCCCTCCCGTCCCGAGAGCCGCCCTCGGGGGTGTATTTCTGGCGTTTGACGAGAACCACGACGGGCACATCGATTTCAAGGAGCTGTGCTGTGGCGTGAGTGCTGCCTGCCGCGGGCCCAGTGTGGAGCGTAGCAAGTTTTGCTTTAAAGTATTCGACATCGATCGGGACGGTGTGTTGAGCTTTGTGGAAATCCGGCAGATGGTGGACATACTGCTATCGGTGGCACGGGAGTCGAACGCTGCCATTTACCGGAATCTGACCCACGAACGGGTGCTCGCCGAGCTGTACCGGCGGGCAACGCGGGCAGATGAAGGTAAAGCCAATGGCAACGAAACCGATATCATCAGCGCATCAAACGTTCCCGAGTTTAAGTTCACCCAGGAAGACTTTCTGATATGGAGCATCGAGAGCAGCTCGAATCTGGTTCAACCGTTTCTAGATCTGCTGTTCGAAGTGTGCCACATCGTATTGGGATTGCGTCCCCAGTGCCGCCATCTGGAAGGCGACATAGTTCGGGGATGGTTGTCGCGGGAGGTTCGTCGGGGCTACAAGGTGGGACAGTTTTGGTATTTAATATCGTCCGACTGGTGGCAGCACTGGTCGCAGTACACGCACCTGTCGTCGCCCAGCTCGTCCTGTGTGCACTGCAAGACAACGGGCACAAGCTATGCGAACAATCGCGCCATTGCCGGCGCTGGCGGAGTGCCTTCGCTGATGCCAAACGGCGGAACGAGCAACGGAGGAGCGGTGGATGAGGCAATGATCTGTGATGAAAGCTTTACGTCCAATTCGACCGAGAGTATGGGCGATTTGCTGGGGACGGGAGATTCATCTAGTCTGGGCTCGGGAAGCAGCGGAATTTCGTACGGTCGGCATGCAGGCAGCGCGCCCGGAACGATCGACAACAGTTGTCTGATAGCACCGAACATTTACAAGCAGATTCCAACGCTGACCGGCGAAGGGGGTCGCTTAAAGCGTGATCTTACGCTGGTGCAGCACCGAGACTTTGAGCTAGTGCCGGACTCGCTCTGGAAAGCGCTAGCTCAATGGTATGGCGGGCCGCTGCCCTTGCCAAGACAGGTCATTCAGCCCCACAGCAATGCGGGAGACGTCGAGCTGGAGCTCTATCCGTTGAATTTGAGAATACTGCGCCACCAGAGCCAACCGCCAccgcaccagcaacagcacggCCAAATGGGAGGTAACAGCGCGTGGGCCAGCATGTCCGGTGGGTACGGTGCACTAACGACCGGAAGCTATCCGACCACGGTTTCCTCGGTACCGACGGTTTTGCATCCGCCGAAGAAGTATCTCGCTTACACGGCTGCGTTCAGCCGGCTGGCTACCGTGAAGCAAGTGGCCGAGTTCCTATGCCAAAGATTGAAGCTAAAACCGGAGGACATTCGGCTCTGGCACCTGGTACCGACGCCGACGGGTATCAGCGAGTTCCCGTACCTACTGGAGGAAGATCACTTGACGCTGCACGAATTGTCGATCGGCGACAACGATCAAGTGCTGCTGGAGATCCGTAACAAGGACCTGACCTGGCCGGAAGAGCTCGGATCGTTGGCTCTTTCGCAGGGCTCGGGCAGCACTAGTATGGATCGGCGCGGGACTGTTGCCTCGATCCAGTCGCAGCATCCGCCGGGCGCAACGGGACTGCACAACCTGGGCAATACATGCTTCATGAATGCGGCGCTGCAGGTCCTGTTCAATACGCAGCCCCTTACGCAGTACTTCATACAGAAGAAGCACCTGTACGAGCTGAACACGTCGAACAAGATGGGCACGAAAGGGCAGCTGGTGCTGCGGTACGCTGAACTATTGCGCGACGTTTGGACGGCCTCCACCCGCTCGATCGCTCCGCTGAAGTTGCGCTTTTGCGTCACGAAGCATGCGCCTCAGTTTTCCGGCGGAGGGCAGCACGATTCGCAGGAGCTGCTTGATTGGCTGCTAGACTCGCTGCACGAGGACTTGAACCGGGTAATGGAGAAACCGTACACGGAGCTGAAAGACTCGGACGGCCGGTCGGACGTGATCGTGGCAACGGAAGCCTGGAGTCAGCATCATGCTCGCAACCAGAGCATCATCGTCGATTTGTTTTACGGGCAGTTAAAGTCGAAGGTAACATGCCAGGGCTGTGGACGTGATTCGGTGCGTTTCGATCCGTTCAGCTTGCTGAGCCTACCGCTGCCGGTGGAAAACTACACCTACTGTGAGGTTCTCG TGATGCTGCTGGATGGTTCCGTACCGGTCAAGTATGGTCTGCGATTGAACTCGGAAATGAAATACTGGGATCTGAAGAAACATCTGAGCGAGCTGTGCGGGCTCGAACCGGATCAGATGCTGATCTGTGAGTTGTCCAACTCCCAAATACGGCTTGTACTACCAAACGAGCATCGCATTAAGCCGAGTACCGCGTGTGAGCTGTATGCGTACGAGCTGCCAAAGGTCGACAGTGTGCTCCGATCCCGCGCCGGTTCCGAGCTTGGCATAAATATAGAGAAAGGGCTGAAGGACATACAGCGGAATCAAG ACCCGCACCAGCTCACGACCAGCTCGATCAACACGACGATCTCGTCCACATCGTCGTCcgcgtcctcctcctcctcgacgGCCACGGCAGACGATACGGCGGCCATAACTGGGCGCAAGCCGGGCGGCTCCTCCACAGGTCGTaccggtgatgatggtggagcCACACTGCTAACGAACGGCATTCTCTACAATGGTGGTGAAGGcgggggaggaggagcaggaggtggaggaggaggaggtgccggtggcggcagcggaaCGACGATGGCTAACCGTAGGACCTCGGCCACGTCGAAG CACATTCCGGAAATAAGCACCAGTCCGGACAGCACGTTCATTTACGGGGCCGGTCAGTACAGCGAACTCACCGGGTACGGTACCAATGGGTATGGGAACGCGAACAGCGCTATCGGGAATCATCAGCACGCGTCCGCCACCCAGCAGCCATCGAAAGATCCGAACCGATCGAAGACGATATCGACCACCAATTTGTTGAACAATGCCGATAACGGTTGGAGCAACGGGAGCGGTGCAGGGGGGTATGATTCCCCGAACGCGCACCACCTACACCATCCGTACGATTGTAACGATTGCGATAACGTTTACATGGGAGAGGACATGCCCCCTTACGGTGACCAACAACAGCATGGCGATGCGATAAGTCTAAGTGCAATTAGTAAGCGACCGCACCCGCTCGGCGGTGGTACGGCAGGCGGACTGGCCGGACAGCGCAAGACCAACTATCTGATCGCGGTGCACCGCAAGCTCAGCCGGCAGGATACGTACTTCCTGTCGCATCACAAATCCAAACCCGGCCTGTTCggcgtgccgctgctgattcCTTGCTATGACGGTGTCACCAACAAAGAGCTGTACTGCTCGGTCTGGTTGCAGGTGGCCCGTTTACTCAGCCCACTGCCTCCAACGCCGCCCGACCAATCGAACCACGCAACGGACTG TGATGATAGTCTAGGGTACGATTTTCCGTTCACGTTGCGAGCGGTCGGAAGCGGTGGCCGTATGTGTGCCCTCTGCCCGTGGTCACGTTTTTGCCGTGGTTGTGAGATTCCGTGTAATGATGAACCGCTGCTGCAAGGGTTGATTTGTTCGGCGCCCGGGTCAGCAA GCAATAGCTCCACACCAAATCTATCCTCCCGTGAACAAACTCCGACGCTTCGACGAAAGTTTTACGCAGCGAACTCGTCCGGCAGCTCGTCTTTGGACGGAACGACcaatcagcatcagcagcaacagcagccagcATCGATGGGCTCGTTACCGGGGACGTCTTCCTCGCCGATCTCGTCATTGCAGAGCTCGATCAATGCTCGATCCATCCAAATTGCCATAGACTGGGATCCAACTGCGCTCCATTTACGTTACCAAAGTACACGCGAACGG TTATGGACCGTACACGAATCGGTGGCCGTATGCCGCAAACAGCAGACGGAACCGGTGGATCTGGATCACTGCCTGCGCGCGTTTACCTCAGAGGAGAAGCTGGAACAATGGTACCACTGTTCGCATTGCAAGCAAAAGAAGCCGGCCACCAAAAAGCTGCAGATCTGGAAACTGCCTCCCATATTG ATTGTGCACCTGAAGCGCTTCAACTACGTCAACGGCAAGTGGGTAAAGTCGCAAAAGGTAGTCAATTTCCCGTACGAAGATTTCGACCCAACGCCATACCTTGCGTCGGTGCCGCAGGAAACGATTCTTCGGCATCGTGACCTGCTCGAAGGCGTAGCGTCCGGTCCGCGTGGCGATGGACGCAATCGCGACTGTCACGAAGAGTTTGTTGAGTTTGATCGCGAAATGTCCATGATCGATGAGGCGAGTGATGAGATTTCGCTGTCCTCGCTGCGGATCAATGGCGTCAAGGGGAGCAGCGACGGTGGCGATAGCGACGATTGTGGCAATAACAATAATCGGCAATCGGATCAGTTGGCGGATGAGGAACAGAGGAGCAGTATTATAATACCGGCCATTGCCGGTTCCAATCATGTGGCTAGTGCGCGTCACCTGCACGAGAGCGACTTGATGGCAGGCGGAGGCAGTAGTTCTTACGCCGGCGGTAGCGATAGTCCGGCAGCCTCGACGTCCACTGTTCGAATAAAGTCGGCCAGCTCGGTTCGGAGCAGCGATTCCACGCGACGACAGCGGTTAGTGTCGACGAGTCTGACGAAGACTCCGGTCATCGACGGAGAGTTTACAGATTTCCACAAACACCACCTGAAGCCGGAGTGTGATCCCTTCGAGTTGAAGTATCAACTGTATGCCGCAGTG TGTCACTCTGGAATGCTTAACGGGGGACATTACATCTCGTATGCGGCCAATCCGAACGGGTCGTGGTACTGCTACAATGATAGCTCCTGTCGGGAGATACCAACGCGGCCAAAGATCGATCCTAGCACGGCCTACCTGCTGTTTTACGAGCGGCGCGATCTCGACTACGGGCCGTACCTACCAAAGGTAGATGGAAGGCAACTGCCAAGCGAAGGCCTGCTCGACATCGATGACAGTGATAATGATTTGAAAAAGATGTGCTCGTTAATGTAA